In one window of Mytilus trossulus isolate FHL-02 chromosome 7, PNRI_Mtr1.1.1.hap1, whole genome shotgun sequence DNA:
- the LOC134726661 gene encoding polycystin-2-like codes for MQSLILSEPCRAQFLGNFTCYDEYSINREDDEDYCVAWESLPCVRGQAVYNLTSAAWNFVSSVDIWGLPVTGLHSTYGGGGYIAEFIVNYNISRLVLNDLYKYTWIDRRTRAIFTEFTLYNVDDNVFVFITFLTEFPETGGVIASTLIKPFRPYQHVGNLGMFIFICEIIVLIGIIVFSVHKYIWFRRYGKKMWKEFWHVIDILIIILFFVATVMYIGRWIMINMAMKEWENHKNKFVNFSHIASWDELFNIFLAFIIFLTTIRIMRVLSYNDRINQFGQVLAHVSRDLCGCFVMFIMVYVAFVTFGHLIFGRHLETYKNLFVSSTTLVNAIIGKNSIKDLFSVEPVLGRAYYFFFVLFLLWILMTMMNATLNVGITIVRKKPVRSTYGIVNIVASFWREAVGHIVASNNTTTKDRLKLSRNYISSKKFTKTIVVTRQDETQQVDIVKPTEDLPKKKERARRIYQ; via the coding sequence ATGCAGTCTTTAATTCTTTCAGAGCCATGTAGGGCACAGTTCTTGGGTAATTTTACCTGTTATGATGAATATTCCATTAACAGAGAGGATGATGAAGACTATTGTGTAGCCTGGGAGTCTCTCCCCTGTGTCAGAGGGCAAGCTGTATATAATTTGACATCTGCTGCCTGGAATTTTGTGTCGTCTGTTGATATTTGGGGACTTCCGGTCACAGGACTACATTCTACCTATGGCGGTGGTGGATACATAGCAGAATTCATTGTAAACTACAACATATCACGTCTAGTTCTCAATGATTTGTATAAATACACATGGATAGATCGTAGAACGAGAGCCATATTTACAGAATTCACATTGTACAACGTAGatgataatgtttttgttttcatcacgtttttaacagaatttccgGAAACAGGTGGGGTCATTGCTAGTACTTTGATTAAACCGTTTCGACCTTACCAACATGTCGGTAATCTTGGCATGTTCATCtttatttgtgaaattattGTTCTTATTGGAATAATTGTATTTTctgttcataaatatatttggttTCGGAGATACGGTAAGAAAATGTGGAAAGAATTTTGGCATGTTATTGacatattaattataattttattctttgTTGCTACCGTAATGTATATTGGAAGATGGATAATGATTAATATGGCAATGAAAGAATGGGAAAATCATAAGAATAAATTCGTCAACTTCAGTCATATTGCGTCTTGGGACGAgttgtttaacattttcttggcatttattatatttctgaCAACTATCCGAATCATGCGAGTTCTCAGTTACAATGACAGAATAAATCAATTTGGACAGGTTCTTGCTCATGTGAGCCGTGATCTTTGTggatgttttgtaatgtttattatgGTGTACGTAGCCTTTGTAACTTTTGGACATTTAATATTTGGCAGGCATCTAGAAACATACAAAAACTTATTTGTGTCATCAACAACATTGGTTAACGCTATTATCGGTAAAAACAGCATCAAAGATTTGTTTTCTGTGGAGCCAGTTCTGGGTAGAGCCTATTACTTTTTcttcgttttgtttttgttgtggaTTTTAATGACGATGATGAATGCTACATTAAACGTAGGTATTACAATAGTTAGGAAAAAGCCGGTGCGATCCACATATGGCATCGTTAACATAGTAGCAAGCTTCTGGAGAGAGGCTGTTGGTCACATTGTTGCATCAAATAATACCACAACAAAAGACAGGCTGAAGTTATCACGTAATTATATATCAAGTAAGAAATTTACAAAGACAATAGTAGTAACACGTCAGGATGAGACACAACAGGTCGATATTGTAAAACCGACAGAAGACTTACCGAAAAAGAAAGAACGAGCAAGACGTATTTATCAGTAA